The nucleotide window CTTCGAAGTAACCTATGAACAGATCGGTAATCTGGTCATGCAGGAACTTAAGAAACTGGATCTTGTGTCCTATGTCCGATTCGCCTCTATTTATCGTGAATTCAAGGAAGTGGACGAATTCGTAGACCAGATCAAGACCTTGGACAAGTAGTGTGTTCAAGAAGCTCTTAACGGAAGCTAACGAAAAACGCTGTTCACTTTTTGAAGTGACCGATGCGTATCGTGTGGTGAATGGCGCTGCCGATGGTTTCCCCGGGCTTACTCTGGATAGATTTGGCGATCGTTTCCAGATTCAGTATTTCGGCCCGGAACTTCTCTCCAAGAAAGATGCGATATCTTCTGCAGTAGGAGAACTGTTTGATCCCAAGTGCCTTGTAGTGAAGGAACGTTTGTCCCGTTCTGGAAGATCCCTTGAGAATCCCCCTATGGAAGTTGTGTTTGGCTCCAGTGCGGATTCCATTGGCGTTGTCCGTGAAGGTCCTGCCAAGTTCAATGTTGACTTGCTAGATACCGTCAATCCGGGGCTTTTCCTGGATATGCGGTCTGTCCGTCTGGAGATTGGCCCGCAGTGTGGCGGCCGTCGTTTCTTGAACCTTTTCAGCTACACCTGTTCCTTCTCTGTTCATGCCCGTCTTGGCGGAGCTACTCTTGCTACAAATGCGGACATCAGCGGTAAGATTCTGGACAAGGGCCGCGAAAACTATGCCCTGAACGGTCTGGACTTGCGTCCTGGCGAATTCTTCCGAGGCAACGCGGTGGAGTATGTGGCTTGGGCCAAGAAGAAGGGTTTGAAGTTCGATGGCATTGTGTTGGATCCTCCAAGCTTTGCCCGCTTCAAGGGTTTCAACTTCAACGTCCGAGAACACTTGATGCCCTTGGTTGCCGAATGCGCATCGGTCTTGAATTCCAACGGTTTCTTTATGGTTAGCTCCAACTACAGCGAGTTTAACCTGAATGGATTTGCCCGCGACGTCCTTGCCGCAGTGTCCTCTGTACACAAGAATGCCCGCACTGTCTGGAAGCGCGGGCAGGATATTGATTTTGTGGGAAGCGGCTCTACCAAGGATTCTTGCCTGGTGGCAACTTTGGTGGAAGTCTAGCCTTCCGAATCCCCATCCATTTCGATTTTCAGTTCCTTCAGCTTGCGCCAAAGGGTGGCTCGACTGATCCCGAGCTTTTTGCAGACCTCGGTTCTGTTTCCCTTGAACATGGACAAGGCGCTTAAGATGTGCCTGCGTTCCAGCTCCTCCAAGGTCAAGATTTCTGCATCCTCCGCCGGTTCTGCCTGGGCTATGGTTGCAGGTTTCTTGCTTTCGTAGCTGATGCCGCGAGTCATGTCCT belongs to Fibrobacter sp. and includes:
- a CDS encoding class I SAM-dependent methyltransferase — its product is MFKKLLTEANEKRCSLFEVTDAYRVVNGAADGFPGLTLDRFGDRFQIQYFGPELLSKKDAISSAVGELFDPKCLVVKERLSRSGRSLENPPMEVVFGSSADSIGVVREGPAKFNVDLLDTVNPGLFLDMRSVRLEIGPQCGGRRFLNLFSYTCSFSVHARLGGATLATNADISGKILDKGRENYALNGLDLRPGEFFRGNAVEYVAWAKKKGLKFDGIVLDPPSFARFKGFNFNVREHLMPLVAECASVLNSNGFFMVSSNYSEFNLNGFARDVLAAVSSVHKNARTVWKRGQDIDFVGSGSTKDSCLVATLVEV